One part of the Deltaproteobacteria bacterium genome encodes these proteins:
- a CDS encoding HDOD domain-containing protein has product MKKRILFVDDEPRVLQALQRMLRTMRHEWDMAFATSGREALDILSKTPFDVLVSDMRMPEMDGAQLLDEVAKHYPGTVRIVLSGHSAQEMVLRSVKHAHQYLSKPCDAETLKATVGRATALCNFLNDNGLREAISRLDSLPSLPSLYLELVEHLQSPDASVRGIGDIISRDPGMTAKILQLVNSAFFGLRREISSPAQAVTLLGVETVKDLVLAVQVFSRFDGKGLPENFLNTLWSHSLATGVMARTIAKTESDDQSAVDNAFTAGLLHDVGKLVLGVNFPAEYGEIKSRIEHGDCQPCEVENKVLGTTHEKAGAYLVQLWGLPASIVEAIAFHHFPGKSLVEGFHPLVTVHVANCFEHDNASATTKKSSYIDTGYLEQIGLLERIPEWRSKCSQIIGEVKANE; this is encoded by the coding sequence CCATGCGTCACGAATGGGATATGGCGTTTGCAACGAGCGGCAGGGAAGCACTGGACATTCTGAGCAAGACACCGTTTGATGTATTGGTCTCAGACATGCGGATGCCGGAGATGGACGGGGCCCAGCTGTTGGACGAAGTAGCGAAGCACTATCCCGGAACAGTCCGTATTGTGCTCTCCGGTCATTCAGCTCAGGAGATGGTACTGAGGTCTGTGAAGCACGCCCATCAGTACCTATCCAAACCCTGTGATGCAGAAACACTAAAAGCCACCGTCGGCCGGGCGACTGCCCTATGCAATTTCTTAAACGACAATGGTCTCAGAGAGGCGATCTCTCGGTTGGACTCACTTCCCAGCCTTCCTTCTCTCTACTTGGAGCTTGTGGAACATTTGCAGTCACCAGATGCATCGGTGCGGGGGATTGGAGACATTATTTCCAGGGATCCCGGCATGACCGCTAAGATTCTCCAACTGGTAAACTCAGCTTTCTTCGGACTGCGTCGCGAGATTTCCAGTCCCGCCCAAGCGGTGACCCTGCTGGGAGTTGAGACGGTAAAGGACCTTGTGCTAGCGGTGCAGGTCTTTTCCCGATTTGACGGCAAAGGTCTTCCCGAGAACTTTCTCAATACGCTCTGGAGTCATAGCCTAGCCACCGGAGTTATGGCAAGAACCATTGCCAAAACCGAAAGCGACGACCAGAGCGCAGTCGACAATGCCTTTACCGCGGGGCTGCTTCACGATGTGGGCAAACTGGTGCTTGGGGTAAATTTCCCAGCTGAATACGGGGAGATCAAAAGCCGGATAGAGCATGGCGACTGTCAACCGTGTGAGGTAGAGAACAAAGTTCTCGGTACAACTCATGAAAAGGCGGGGGCATACCTGGTACAACTGTGGGGCTTGCCTGCCTCCATTGTCGAGGCAATCGCTTTCCATCACTTCCCAGGCAAGTCTCTGGTGGAAGGCTTTCATCCCCTGGTGACAGTACATGTTGCCAACTGTTTCGAACACGATAACGCATCAGCGACAACCAAGAAAAGCAGCTACATTGATACTGGGTATCTCGAGCAGATCGGCTTGCTCGAGCGAATTCCAGAGTGGCGGAGTAAATGCAGTCAAATTATTGGAGAAGTGAAGGCTAATGAGTGA
- a CDS encoding response regulator: MSDKILFVDDEVNVLAGYQRQLRKLFKVDTASNGSEGLKKVAEQGPYSVIVSDFRMPVMDGVQFLSRAKEIAPDSVRMMLTGYADIDTAIEAVNAGNIFRLLTKPCTPEGLVDAINAGVRQYRLIHAERDLLEKTLHGSIRVLTEVLALLNPEAFGRASRISRYVKEVAVELRVEDSWQLETAAMLSQIGCITLPEETLRKLYQGKQLSDDERQLFVTHPSVASDLIRKIPRMEEIAEVVAYQEKHFDGSGSPDNGLKAEAIPLGARILKVVLDFDLLEAAGIEKTEALRQLRARPGWYDPAILQALDRVIKIERGYESRSITLAELKEGMLMAEELRSLDGRLLIGRGHTVTQPLIERLKNVAQRSGIKEPFQVFVPVACKQKDG; encoded by the coding sequence ATGAGTGATAAGATCCTTTTCGTGGATGATGAAGTGAACGTTCTGGCCGGTTATCAACGGCAGTTGCGCAAGCTGTTCAAAGTAGATACTGCTTCCAACGGCAGTGAAGGCCTGAAGAAAGTTGCCGAACAGGGACCGTATTCGGTAATTGTGAGCGATTTTAGAATGCCAGTAATGGATGGCGTGCAATTTCTATCCAGGGCAAAGGAGATTGCTCCCGATAGTGTCCGCATGATGTTAACCGGATACGCCGATATTGATACTGCCATCGAAGCAGTGAATGCTGGCAATATTTTTCGCTTATTGACCAAACCATGTACGCCAGAGGGCCTGGTTGATGCAATTAATGCAGGAGTCAGGCAGTACCGGCTCATTCATGCTGAACGGGATCTCCTGGAGAAAACCCTCCATGGCAGCATAAGAGTTCTTACTGAGGTTCTTGCCCTTCTCAATCCGGAGGCATTTGGTCGAGCTTCGAGAATAAGCCGTTATGTCAAGGAGGTGGCGGTAGAGCTAAGAGTTGAGGATTCCTGGCAACTCGAGACCGCCGCAATGCTTTCACAGATCGGCTGCATCACCTTGCCGGAAGAGACGCTAAGAAAGCTCTACCAAGGTAAACAATTGAGTGATGACGAAAGGCAACTATTTGTAACTCATCCCTCAGTTGCATCGGACCTGATCCGGAAGATTCCCAGGATGGAAGAAATTGCCGAGGTCGTGGCTTATCAGGAAAAGCACTTTGATGGCAGTGGCAGTCCAGACAACGGGCTCAAGGCTGAGGCAATACCCCTGGGGGCAAGAATCCTCAAGGTTGTTCTGGATTTTGACCTTCTGGAAGCGGCCGGCATTGAAAAAACGGAGGCACTCCGTCAACTGAGAGCGCGTCCGGGTTGGTATGACCCGGCGATCTTGCAGGCTTTGGATCGGGTGATCAAGATTGAGCGCGGTTACGAGAGCCGGAGTATTACTCTGGCGGAGCTCAAAGAGGGCATGTTGATGGCTGAGGAACTCCGGAGTCTGGACGGGCGTTTATTGATAGGCCGAGGTCACACAGTAACTCAACCTCTTATTGAACGTCTGAAAAACGTTGCTCAGAGAAGCGGTATTAAAGAACCGTTTCAGGTCTTCGTGCCGGTTGCTTGCAAACAAAAGGATGGTTGA